Proteins encoded together in one Ferroglobus placidus DSM 10642 window:
- a CDS encoding MarR family transcriptional regulator, whose protein sequence is MDWSKYSFVVRSKNRKLVLLHLDKPKTPAQIAGELKLSLPHVSRAIRELEREGLVECLTPNEKVGRIYKRTELGEEVVNALQE, encoded by the coding sequence ATGGATTGGTCGAAATACAGCTTCGTCGTAAGGTCTAAGAACAGAAAACTCGTTCTTCTTCACTTAGATAAACCAAAAACTCCTGCACAAATAGCGGGAGAACTAAAACTCAGTTTACCGCACGTAAGCAGAGCGATAAGAGAGTTGGAAAGAGAAGGGTTAGTCGAGTGCTTGACGCCAAATGAAAAAGTTGGAAGAATTTACAAAAGGACTGAGTTGGGTGAAGAGGTCGTCAATGCGCTTCAAGAATAA
- a CDS encoding site-specific integrase, translating into MILDYDKMLQRLVDNVRKSSRIKKENKKLFEEFRKYLLVQGCSDAHMYKMLSHLKKILEFVDYDLKKATKSQIEDIVAWINQRKVSDETKRQYKIVLKVLFKWLNGGEYPEAVKWIKTSSKSRKDKLPEKILTEDDVKKLIDAADNPRDKALIALLWETGARISEIYNLKIGDFQDHVYGLQIVIRGKTGARRLPLIESVPYVRAWLNMHPERDNKNAPVWVNVGTKGKGKKVGYRALVKMLNEVAKKAGIDKPVNPHNFRHSRATFLANYFTEAQMCEWFGWVQGSDIPARYVHLSGRDIDAAYARIHGIKDERVPEKSKLTPINCPRCDEKNAPDARFCHRCGQALTLEAALEVEEAESIVLEAFATLKDEDVLKMLEFITKLYRVAKTDPDVARRLKELT; encoded by the coding sequence ATGATACTCGATTACGACAAGATGCTTCAGAGACTGGTAGACAACGTGAGAAAAAGCAGTCGGATAAAGAAAGAGAACAAGAAGTTGTTTGAAGAATTCAGAAAGTACTTGCTCGTACAAGGGTGTAGCGATGCGCACATGTACAAAATGCTCTCGCACCTGAAGAAGATCCTTGAATTCGTCGACTACGATCTTAAGAAGGCCACGAAGAGCCAGATAGAGGACATAGTTGCTTGGATAAATCAGAGAAAAGTTTCCGATGAAACTAAGAGACAGTATAAAATTGTGCTTAAAGTTCTTTTTAAGTGGCTAAACGGAGGGGAGTATCCAGAAGCAGTCAAGTGGATTAAAACATCGTCAAAATCAAGAAAGGATAAACTTCCAGAAAAGATATTGACTGAAGACGATGTGAAAAAATTGATTGATGCAGCGGACAATCCAAGAGATAAAGCGCTGATAGCTCTGTTATGGGAGACTGGTGCAAGAATAAGCGAAATTTACAATTTAAAAATCGGAGATTTTCAGGATCATGTCTACGGACTGCAGATCGTAATTAGAGGAAAGACCGGCGCAAGAAGATTACCGCTTATAGAGAGCGTACCGTACGTAAGGGCTTGGTTGAACATGCATCCAGAAAGAGACAATAAAAACGCTCCCGTCTGGGTTAACGTGGGAACTAAAGGAAAGGGTAAGAAAGTCGGATACCGAGCTCTGGTGAAAATGTTGAACGAGGTCGCCAAAAAGGCAGGAATTGACAAACCAGTAAATCCCCACAATTTCAGACACTCAAGGGCAACATTTCTGGCAAATTACTTCACCGAAGCTCAGATGTGCGAGTGGTTCGGCTGGGTTCAGGGAAGCGACATTCCAGCAAGATATGTTCACCTCTCTGGAAGAGATATCGACGCCGCTTACGCCAGAATTCACGGCATAAAAGATGAGAGAGTTCCCGAAAAAAGCAAACTCACGCCAATTAATTGTCCGCGATGCGACGAGAAGAACGCTCCAGATGCTAGGTTCTGCCACAGATGCGGACAGGCTTTGACGCTTGAAGCGGCTTTAGAAGTTGAAGAAGCGGAAAGCATAGTGCTGGAAGCGTTTGCAACGCTAAAGGATGAAGATGTTCTCAAAATGTTGGAATTCATTACGAAGCTTTACAGAGTTGCTAAAACCGATCCGGATGTGGCGAGAAGATTAAAGGAGTTAACATAA
- a CDS encoding PNPOx family protein: protein MSEFRSRKIKNIMRDNRVSLVVDVRDENDPFKNEGVLISGFAKIYLLGESEVENYDIIYHTYELFKSKYSDFVEFEDKGDVLVEIKIVRGSYWKGPRFKTFKID, encoded by the coding sequence ATGTCTGAATTCAGATCAAGGAAAATTAAAAACATAATGCGGGATAACCGTGTCAGTCTTGTTGTTGATGTAAGAGATGAAAACGATCCGTTTAAAAACGAGGGGGTTTTGATAAGCGGTTTTGCCAAAATCTATTTGCTAGGAGAAAGCGAAGTTGAGAATTACGATATCATATACCACACTTACGAGCTTTTCAAATCCAAGTATTCCGATTTTGTTGAATTTGAGGATAAAGGAGACGTACTTGTTGAAATAAAAATCGTAAGGGGCAGCTACTGGAAAGGACCGAGGTTCAAAACTTTCAAAATCGATTGA
- a CDS encoding pyridoxamine 5'-phosphate oxidase family protein, whose product MGTLAILVVVIWSKLTLDIAPAIRSFRPSLSEEENEMIEKYKSLLFNKWRPVLLTGLALFIPLIVYLFNTSILLDYYLSKNALVTFFALVLAWDIAYRAGIGIWVSFLNLKRSKSLLTASKKRKAMDYTLLNDLKTMEKIDKNCSLFGLSGLLLLLVVFPDRGIFKAVLAFSLAITFVSLASLLLVRRVPWLPPDIIEMLERAKFAYVGHAGEKFPHLTPVVQVFDGRNVYFVTSKASKKFYLLKRDPKIALLIDMRSSRDFFGNKAIMIVGEAKIYTLRNSILNVVKLLKVRSLFRKKYSVYMEKYSERKSELPEAWRLVPILKRIPIEIIPEKVVYWRGAKKIKIGL is encoded by the coding sequence ATGGGTACTCTTGCCATTCTTGTTGTGGTCATCTGGAGCAAGCTTACTTTAGATATAGCCCCAGCAATCCGCTCCTTTCGTCCTTCGTTGAGTGAAGAAGAGAATGAAATGATTGAAAAGTACAAGTCTCTGCTCTTTAACAAATGGCGACCGGTGCTTCTCACAGGATTGGCTCTTTTTATTCCTCTAATAGTCTACCTCTTTAACACATCCATCCTCCTCGATTACTATCTGAGTAAAAACGCGCTCGTTACATTTTTTGCTCTCGTTCTCGCGTGGGACATTGCTTATAGGGCTGGAATAGGTATTTGGGTTAGCTTTCTGAACTTAAAAAGGTCGAAGAGCCTTTTAACAGCTTCAAAAAAGAGAAAAGCTATGGACTACACCTTGCTTAACGATTTAAAAACCATGGAAAAAATTGATAAGAATTGCTCTCTCTTCGGATTGTCAGGTTTGCTTCTGCTTCTGGTGGTTTTTCCAGATAGAGGAATTTTCAAAGCTGTACTCGCTTTTTCTTTAGCGATTACCTTCGTTTCTCTTGCATCTTTACTTCTCGTTAGAAGAGTTCCTTGGCTTCCTCCGGATATAATTGAAATGCTTGAAAGAGCTAAATTCGCTTATGTTGGTCATGCGGGAGAAAAATTCCCCCACCTAACTCCTGTCGTTCAGGTTTTCGATGGTAGAAATGTTTACTTTGTTACTTCAAAGGCAAGCAAGAAATTTTACCTGTTAAAGAGGGATCCCAAGATAGCTCTGCTAATAGATATGAGGAGCTCAAGAGACTTCTTTGGAAATAAGGCAATAATGATCGTAGGGGAAGCGAAAATTTACACGCTGAGGAATTCAATATTAAACGTTGTAAAGCTCTTAAAGGTCAGGAGTCTTTTCAGAAAAAAGTATTCAGTTTACATGGAGAAGTATTCAGAGAGAAAGAGCGAGCTTCCAGAAGCTTGGAGGCTCGTTCCAATTTTAAAAAGAATTCCTATCGAAATAATCCCAGAAAAAGTTGTGTATTGGAGAGGTGCTAAAAAGATAAAAATTGGGTTGTGA
- the serS gene encoding serine--tRNA ligase translates to MWSILKALRENPEILVESQRRRGEDVEIVYKAIELDKNWRKKLYELDQLRRERNELSRKLKSERSEELIKKAKEISERVKKEEEELKKLEEELKSVLLSIPNIVHESVPIGEDENDNVPIRFWGKPKVYREHVEQFLKQTNGEVEYEVIDKPVVGHADAVEIFGWADLERAAKVAGSRFYYLLEDLVWLDFALMMYALEFLSKQGFKIVNPPYMMRYEAYAGVTAFSDFEEVLYKLEGEDLYLIATSEHPLAAMHMNETLGEDELPLLYAGVSPCFRKEAGAHGKDTKGIFRVHQFNKVEQFVFCLPEESWEWHEKLIENAEKLWQGLGIPYRIVNICTGDLGVVAAKKYDLEAWMPAQGKYREMVSCSNCTDWQSYRLNIRYAEKRGMPSKGFVHTLNSTAIATTRAITAIIENYQLEDGRVEIPKVLRKYLEPIESAPKEYIEPKKRI, encoded by the coding sequence ATGTGGAGCATACTGAAAGCCTTAAGGGAAAACCCGGAGATACTTGTTGAATCTCAAAGGAGAAGAGGGGAGGACGTTGAAATAGTTTACAAAGCAATAGAACTGGATAAAAACTGGAGAAAAAAGCTGTACGAACTCGATCAGCTAAGAAGGGAGAGAAACGAACTTTCGAGAAAGTTGAAGAGTGAAAGAAGCGAGGAATTGATAAAAAAAGCAAAAGAGATATCGGAGAGAGTGAAGAAGGAAGAAGAAGAATTAAAGAAGCTTGAAGAGGAGCTGAAAAGTGTTTTGCTTTCAATCCCGAACATAGTCCACGAATCGGTTCCCATAGGAGAGGATGAGAACGATAACGTTCCGATAAGGTTCTGGGGAAAGCCGAAAGTTTATAGAGAGCATGTGGAGCAGTTTTTAAAGCAGACGAACGGGGAAGTGGAGTATGAAGTGATCGATAAGCCGGTTGTCGGACATGCTGATGCAGTCGAAATTTTCGGATGGGCGGATCTGGAAAGAGCGGCAAAAGTGGCTGGATCGAGATTCTATTATCTCCTCGAAGATCTCGTCTGGCTCGATTTTGCTTTGATGATGTACGCTCTCGAATTCCTCTCAAAGCAAGGGTTTAAGATAGTAAATCCGCCTTACATGATGCGATACGAAGCTTATGCCGGAGTTACGGCATTTAGCGATTTCGAAGAAGTGCTTTACAAACTTGAAGGGGAAGATTTGTATCTTATCGCCACCTCCGAGCATCCTTTGGCTGCCATGCACATGAACGAAACGCTCGGAGAAGACGAACTTCCTCTTCTCTACGCTGGAGTCTCTCCATGCTTTAGAAAAGAAGCTGGAGCGCACGGGAAAGACACCAAGGGAATCTTTCGAGTTCACCAGTTCAATAAAGTTGAGCAGTTCGTTTTTTGTTTGCCGGAGGAGAGCTGGGAGTGGCATGAAAAGTTGATTGAAAATGCTGAAAAACTCTGGCAAGGTTTGGGAATTCCGTACAGAATCGTGAACATCTGCACTGGAGATCTTGGTGTTGTCGCTGCTAAAAAATACGATCTCGAAGCGTGGATGCCCGCTCAGGGGAAGTACAGAGAAATGGTTTCCTGCTCAAACTGCACGGACTGGCAGAGTTACAGATTGAATATAAGGTATGCGGAAAAGAGGGGTATGCCTTCTAAAGGCTTCGTTCACACCCTCAATTCTACAGCGATAGCTACGACAAGAGCCATAACGGCGATAATAGAGAATTACCAGCTCGAGGATGGAAGAGTCGAAATTCCCAAGGTTTTAAGAAAATACCTCGAGCCGATTGAAAGCGCTCCGAAGGAGTACATAGAGCCTAAAAAGAGAATTTAA
- a CDS encoding membrane lipoprotein lipid attachment site-containing protein — protein MKRAIIILFAALLLSACTDEISESYKEALREFNEFRGTNFSPELKVVDTNFVLKHWGSYSESEDLFYKAMMILPANYSFKKAKEHDLKSFVAFVWEGKIYVVKENFDKDKFKRTVFHELEHLYQEKFNISSDGTFDGEKAKAAAIEGDARLISKILAKEPLEKESLMEIDEDNAYYILSSIHYTYGYNLALEVYNKTGDTIYLLQNPPKTMEQVMHPEKYFKNESFLKMEGDRLGEAFLFVFLAAHVLDSSAKVAAEGWNGDSYYLNDTGWSWIIAFDSEKDAIEFETAVNLMLMKIGEKKEDGYLIKEKYVPQIIKVERKNASVILQSNFVED, from the coding sequence ATGAAGAGAGCGATTATCATTCTTTTCGCCGCTCTGTTACTCTCTGCTTGTACTGACGAAATCAGCGAAAGCTATAAGGAAGCGCTGAGAGAATTCAACGAGTTCAGAGGAACGAACTTCAGTCCAGAATTAAAGGTGGTTGACACGAACTTCGTTTTAAAACACTGGGGTAGTTACTCGGAAAGCGAGGATCTCTTTTACAAGGCGATGATGATTCTTCCAGCAAATTATTCCTTCAAAAAAGCGAAAGAGCACGACCTAAAGAGCTTCGTAGCCTTCGTTTGGGAAGGGAAAATTTACGTCGTGAAGGAGAACTTCGACAAAGATAAGTTCAAAAGAACGGTTTTTCACGAGCTCGAGCATTTGTATCAAGAAAAATTTAACATATCCTCCGACGGGACATTCGATGGAGAAAAGGCTAAAGCTGCGGCTATTGAAGGGGACGCAAGACTCATATCGAAAATTTTAGCTAAGGAACCTTTGGAGAAAGAAAGTCTGATGGAGATTGATGAAGACAATGCTTACTACATTCTGTCCTCGATCCACTACACCTACGGCTACAATCTCGCCTTAGAGGTTTACAACAAAACCGGAGACACGATATATCTCCTCCAGAATCCACCGAAGACTATGGAGCAGGTCATGCATCCTGAAAAGTACTTCAAAAACGAGAGCTTCCTGAAAATGGAAGGAGATAGACTTGGAGAAGCTTTTCTATTCGTCTTTTTAGCTGCACACGTGCTTGACTCTTCAGCAAAAGTAGCTGCTGAAGGGTGGAACGGAGATTCCTACTATCTGAACGACACCGGCTGGAGCTGGATAATTGCCTTCGATTCGGAAAAAGACGCTATCGAATTCGAAACGGCTGTAAACCTAATGCTCATGAAGATCGGTGAGAAAAAGGAAGATGGTTACTTAATTAAGGAGAAGTACGTTCCACAAATTATAAAGGTAGAGAGGAAAAATGCCAGTGTGATACTTCAATCAAACTTCGTGGAGGATTAG
- a CDS encoding SufB/SufD family protein, with product MPDEVQEFKSEEVKKRLESVGIELDPKERSATFVQVDQEVKLSKSFFEGVEVMSIKAALEKYDWLEDYFWKAVKKDQDEFTREADSEDVNGYFIRALPNAKIQIPVEACLYLRTRGHKQRVHNVIIAEENSELNIISGCTSHPGVMAGLHIGISEFFVKKNAKLTFTMIHSWESNIEVRPRSAAIVEENGTFISNYILMNSVKLVQMYPTAYLNGKNSQAIFSSVIVGLEGANIDVGSRAVLNAENSKAEIVSRTISRGGKIVARGHLVGNVSNVKGHLECRGLILAENGSIEAIPILEANHPDVDLSHEAAIGRIAEEEIFYLMSRGLSRDEAISAIVRGFMEVEIKGLPEALKREIDKAISLVEKELL from the coding sequence ATGCCTGACGAAGTACAGGAATTTAAATCTGAAGAGGTAAAAAAGAGGCTCGAAAGCGTAGGAATAGAACTCGATCCTAAGGAGAGATCCGCTACCTTCGTTCAAGTAGATCAGGAAGTTAAGCTAAGCAAAAGCTTTTTCGAAGGCGTAGAGGTTATGAGCATAAAAGCAGCCTTAGAGAAGTACGACTGGCTTGAAGACTATTTCTGGAAAGCTGTAAAAAAAGATCAGGACGAATTCACCAGAGAGGCTGATTCTGAGGACGTCAATGGGTACTTCATTCGAGCCCTTCCCAACGCTAAAATTCAAATTCCAGTAGAGGCTTGTCTGTATTTGAGGACGAGGGGACACAAGCAGAGAGTTCACAACGTAATCATAGCTGAGGAGAACTCGGAATTAAACATAATCTCCGGCTGCACGTCCCATCCGGGAGTTATGGCTGGGCTGCACATAGGAATTTCCGAATTTTTCGTGAAGAAAAATGCTAAGCTGACTTTTACGATGATCCACAGCTGGGAAAGCAACATAGAAGTTAGACCGAGGAGCGCTGCCATAGTGGAGGAAAACGGAACTTTTATAAGCAACTACATCCTCATGAATTCGGTTAAACTCGTTCAGATGTATCCCACAGCATACTTGAATGGAAAGAATTCTCAAGCTATTTTCAGCAGCGTGATCGTCGGTTTAGAAGGAGCGAATATAGATGTGGGAAGTAGAGCTGTGTTAAACGCTGAAAACTCCAAAGCTGAGATAGTTTCGAGGACGATAAGCAGGGGAGGAAAAATCGTGGCGAGAGGACATCTTGTGGGGAACGTGAGTAATGTGAAGGGGCATTTGGAGTGCAGAGGGCTTATACTGGCTGAGAACGGAAGTATAGAAGCAATTCCGATTCTTGAAGCAAACCACCCCGATGTGGATTTGAGTCACGAGGCTGCTATAGGGAGAATAGCCGAAGAGGAGATATTCTATTTGATGTCGAGGGGGTTGTCGAGAGATGAAGCGATTTCAGCCATAGTTAGAGGATTTATGGAGGTAGAGATAAAAGGACTTCCGGAAGCTCTCAAGAGGGAGATCGACAAAGCCATAAGCTTGGTGGAAAAAGAGCTTCTATGA
- a CDS encoding ABC transporter ATP-binding protein produces the protein MLRLVNLSVDVDSKRVLTNVSLYVREGETLALFGPNGSGKSTLMNAIIGNPKYKIAEGRIIFKKHDITRIPTDERVKLGLGIAFQSPPAISGIKLIDLLRKIAEIRGTEEEKIYEYAKKLKMEEHLEREINKGFSGGEIKRSELLQLLVMNPDFVMLDEPDSGVDLENIGIVGKAIRELLERDKERREKAGIIITHTGHILDYVDADYGAILYRGRIACIGDPYEILEDVRKFGYEGCVEKCLTKYRNLNLKR, from the coding sequence ATGTTAAGGCTCGTGAATTTGTCCGTGGATGTTGACAGCAAACGAGTTTTAACGAATGTTTCCCTTTACGTTAGAGAAGGGGAAACTTTAGCTCTTTTCGGTCCGAACGGAAGCGGAAAGTCAACTTTGATGAACGCTATAATAGGTAATCCGAAGTATAAAATCGCCGAAGGAAGAATAATATTCAAAAAGCACGACATAACGAGAATTCCAACCGACGAAAGGGTAAAACTCGGATTGGGAATAGCGTTCCAATCTCCTCCGGCAATTTCCGGAATTAAACTGATAGATCTCCTTAGGAAGATAGCCGAAATAAGGGGGACGGAAGAGGAGAAAATATACGAGTACGCGAAAAAGCTGAAAATGGAGGAACACTTGGAAAGAGAGATAAACAAAGGTTTTTCCGGAGGGGAAATTAAGAGGAGCGAGCTTTTGCAGTTATTGGTTATGAATCCGGACTTTGTTATGCTCGACGAGCCGGACAGCGGCGTAGATCTTGAGAACATAGGAATCGTCGGAAAAGCGATAAGGGAACTCTTAGAGAGGGATAAAGAGAGGAGGGAGAAAGCTGGAATTATAATAACTCACACGGGTCACATTCTCGATTACGTGGATGCCGATTACGGGGCTATTCTTTATCGAGGTAGGATCGCCTGCATAGGAGATCCCTACGAAATTCTTGAGGACGTTAGAAAATTCGGCTATGAGGGGTGTGTTGAAAAATGCCTGACGAAGTACAGGAATTTAAATCTGAAGAGGTAA
- a CDS encoding metallophosphoesterase yields the protein MRILLISDSHDNVAAIRDLQEEVKKEKFDFVVHAGDVISPFSLRSFEFEKMHIAFGNNDGDREKLLQIALERGWKIGDVVEFPSGVVYHGTSEEIIRALSKRYELVVVGHTHKAEKRKENKATVVNPGEICGYLSGKRSYAIFEDGDVSFLEF from the coding sequence ATGAGAATTTTGCTGATATCAGACAGTCACGACAACGTGGCTGCGATAAGGGATTTGCAGGAAGAGGTAAAGAAGGAGAAGTTCGATTTCGTCGTACACGCTGGAGATGTCATATCTCCTTTCAGTCTCAGGTCTTTCGAATTCGAGAAAATGCACATAGCATTCGGAAACAACGATGGAGATAGAGAAAAACTCCTTCAGATTGCTTTGGAAAGAGGCTGGAAGATAGGAGATGTTGTCGAATTTCCCTCCGGAGTTGTTTACCACGGCACGAGCGAGGAAATAATTAGAGCGCTTAGCAAAAGATACGAGCTGGTAGTCGTAGGGCACACTCACAAAGCTGAAAAAAGGAAAGAGAATAAAGCTACGGTGGTAAACCCCGGCGAGATTTGCGGTTATCTGAGCGGGAAGAGAAGCTACGCGATTTTCGAAGACGGTGATGTTAGTTTCCTTGAATTCTGA
- the rpiA gene encoding ribose 5-phosphate isomerase A: MKEIAAEKALEFVENGMILGLGSGSTVRIFVEKLGELVRKERLKVEVIPTSYDTEILAVKNGLKVSSLLEHPEPDLCVDGADQVDRKLNLIKGGGGALTREKIVAEASKKFYVVVDESKLVERLNMAIPVEILPFAYGFVERRLKELGYNCNLRTSVRKLGPVISDNGNYIADVEAKEVDVEKIERDFRVPGIIEHGVFPSEMVDLVIVGRRDGAEIIRK; the protein is encoded by the coding sequence GTGAAAGAGATAGCGGCTGAGAAAGCTCTGGAGTTCGTTGAAAACGGAATGATTCTCGGACTTGGAAGCGGAAGCACGGTAAGAATATTTGTAGAAAAGCTTGGTGAGCTCGTTAGAAAAGAGAGGTTGAAAGTCGAAGTAATTCCAACTTCCTACGACACCGAAATACTGGCTGTAAAAAACGGGTTGAAAGTATCTTCTCTCCTCGAGCATCCAGAGCCGGATCTTTGCGTAGACGGAGCGGATCAGGTTGATCGCAAACTTAACCTGATCAAAGGTGGTGGTGGGGCTTTAACGAGGGAAAAAATAGTTGCCGAAGCTTCCAAGAAGTTTTACGTAGTAGTCGATGAGAGCAAGCTTGTGGAGAGGTTAAACATGGCAATTCCCGTCGAAATTCTGCCTTTCGCTTACGGATTCGTGGAAAGAAGGTTGAAGGAGCTTGGTTACAACTGCAACCTCAGAACGAGCGTAAGGAAGCTCGGACCGGTCATTTCAGATAACGGGAACTACATAGCTGATGTGGAGGCGAAGGAAGTAGATGTTGAGAAAATAGAGAGAGATTTCAGAGTTCCAGGGATTATTGAGCACGGCGTTTTTCCCTCGGAAATGGTGGATTTGGTGATAGTCGGAAGGAGAGACGGAGCTGAAATAATCAGAAAATAA
- the surE gene encoding 5'/3'-nucleotidase SurE, translated as MKKILITNDDGLYSSGLKACYEALSELGEVFVVAPATQKSGVGRSISIMEPIRVGEVRFNGIKIYAVDGTPTDSVIIGIYEIIGELPDLVVSGINLGENLSTEAVTTSGTIGAALEAATQGCKAIAVSVEAHDKDKFEFVFKEYDFENAKKILRSLAEKVLRKGLPEGVDLLNVNVPQNWNGKVVFTRLARRMYKTRIDVRFDPRGRKYYWIDGKEVEEAEEGTDIWAVRKGYVSITPLTLDSTARIDFKILERWYGERDSG; from the coding sequence ATGAAAAAGATCCTGATAACCAACGATGACGGGCTTTACTCATCCGGACTGAAAGCTTGCTACGAAGCTTTGTCTGAGTTGGGGGAAGTTTTCGTCGTAGCTCCGGCAACCCAGAAGAGTGGTGTTGGCAGAAGTATTTCGATAATGGAGCCGATAAGAGTTGGGGAAGTCAGGTTCAACGGAATTAAGATTTACGCTGTTGATGGTACTCCTACTGATTCTGTCATCATAGGGATCTACGAAATTATAGGTGAGCTGCCAGATTTGGTTGTCTCAGGGATAAACCTTGGAGAAAATCTGTCTACCGAAGCTGTAACGACTTCCGGCACGATAGGAGCAGCTCTGGAAGCGGCAACGCAGGGGTGTAAAGCAATTGCAGTAAGCGTCGAAGCTCACGATAAAGACAAATTTGAGTTCGTTTTCAAAGAGTACGATTTCGAAAACGCGAAGAAAATTTTGAGGTCGCTTGCCGAAAAAGTTCTGAGAAAGGGTTTGCCGGAAGGAGTTGATTTGCTTAATGTGAACGTCCCTCAGAACTGGAACGGGAAAGTCGTCTTTACGAGGTTGGCGAGAAGAATGTACAAGACGAGGATAGATGTAAGGTTTGATCCAAGGGGAAGGAAGTACTACTGGATAGACGGCAAGGAAGTGGAAGAAGCTGAGGAAGGAACAGATATATGGGCGGTGAGAAAGGGTTACGTCTCAATAACTCCCCTCACGCTGGACTCTACTGCCAGAATAGACTTTAAAATTCTTGAGAGGTGGTACGGTGAAAGAGATAGCGGCTGA
- the amrS gene encoding AmmeMemoRadiSam system radical SAM enzyme, producing MIVESYLYEKLNGKVRCKTCMHYCVLSEDKWGICRVRKNENGKLMVYNYGMVSSIAVDPIEKKPFHHFMPGSRVLSFGGVSCNFRCAHCQNYEISFADLTFPYLRELTPEDVLEMLKERNADGVAWTYNEPSIWHEFAYDSNKLVKEEGYYTTYVTNGYLSFEAIDEISKYLDAANVDVKAFNEEFYRKICKAKLEKVLEAVEYLYKKGVFIEITYLVIPDLNDKREEIKSFAEWVAGIDKRIPVHFSRFHPDFQMLDKNPTPIKTLEMAVEIAKEYLDYVYIGNVWGHKYEDTFCPNCGYLLIDRHGFYIVKNNLKGDRCPNCGEKQNFVLEVKK from the coding sequence ATGATAGTCGAATCGTACCTTTACGAGAAGCTCAACGGCAAAGTTAGGTGCAAAACCTGCATGCACTACTGCGTTCTTTCCGAAGACAAGTGGGGGATTTGCAGAGTGAGGAAGAACGAAAACGGAAAGCTCATGGTTTACAATTACGGAATGGTTTCCTCAATAGCTGTAGACCCGATAGAGAAGAAGCCCTTCCACCATTTCATGCCGGGAAGCAGAGTTCTCTCTTTTGGAGGAGTAAGCTGCAACTTCCGCTGCGCCCACTGCCAGAATTACGAGATCAGCTTCGCCGATTTAACGTTCCCGTATTTAAGGGAGCTAACTCCCGAAGACGTTCTGGAGATGCTGAAAGAAAGAAATGCTGACGGCGTCGCTTGGACTTACAACGAGCCGAGCATATGGCACGAGTTTGCTTACGATAGCAACAAGCTTGTGAAAGAGGAGGGATACTATACTACTTACGTAACAAACGGTTACCTGAGCTTCGAAGCTATAGACGAGATATCAAAGTACCTCGACGCGGCAAACGTTGACGTCAAAGCTTTCAACGAGGAATTTTACAGAAAAATTTGCAAAGCCAAGCTCGAAAAAGTTCTCGAAGCCGTCGAATATCTGTACAAAAAGGGTGTGTTCATCGAAATCACTTATCTCGTCATTCCAGATCTAAACGATAAAAGAGAAGAGATAAAAAGCTTTGCCGAGTGGGTGGCTGGAATAGACAAAAGAATTCCCGTCCACTTCTCAAGATTCCATCCGGACTTTCAAATGCTCGACAAAAACCCAACTCCAATAAAAACCCTTGAGATGGCTGTTGAGATAGCTAAGGAGTATCTCGACTACGTTTATATCGGCAACGTTTGGGGGCATAAGTATGAGGATACGTTCTGCCCCAACTGCGGCTACTTGCTGATAGACCGACACGGCTTTTACATCGTGAAAAATAATTTAAAAGGTGACAGATGTCCGAACTGTGGAGAAAAACAGAACTTCGTTCTGGAGGTGAAAAAGTGA
- a CDS encoding PaaI family thioesterase has protein sequence MIRTHKLASKEWVGEAVEIKDGFAKVRLKTREEMKVDEYGLVHGGFTFGVADLAAMLAVNEETVVLYKAEVKFTAPVKVGEEIIATAKVVEVNGRKRKVEVEAWTDKKVLEGIMYCYVPEKHVLS, from the coding sequence GTGATTAGAACACACAAGCTCGCTTCCAAAGAGTGGGTTGGGGAAGCCGTAGAAATAAAGGACGGATTTGCGAAGGTTAGATTAAAAACGAGGGAGGAAATGAAGGTCGACGAGTACGGATTGGTTCACGGCGGATTCACCTTCGGCGTTGCGGATCTGGCAGCGATGCTTGCGGTTAATGAAGAGACTGTCGTTTTATACAAAGCTGAAGTTAAGTTCACGGCACCGGTTAAAGTCGGAGAGGAGATAATCGCCACAGCCAAAGTCGTGGAGGTTAACGGAAGAAAGAGGAAGGTTGAAGTTGAAGCTTGGACGGACAAAAAAGTTTTGGAGGGAATTATGTACTGCTACGTCCCCGAAAAGCACGTTTTAAGCTAA